Proteins from a genomic interval of Halomonas alkaliantarctica:
- a CDS encoding purine-cytosine permease family protein, which translates to MKNNHVLGQDTLSADDVEHSLGLPGTFALWLGANVVVTTILTGMFLVPDLTFQHAMLLILIGSAIGIIPLVLIGVMGQQTGMTTMVLARGTFGRKGANFPAWVNLLALIAWSWIQALLAGMSLDYAVESLTGYSNVALFTVICESLVVLIALRGHLGIEKVEKIAALLMLVLSAVVLFALNRHYDLPSITQLEPEGVLGGGVIFDIVVATAFSWIPLAADYNRHCRSLKAAVVGTWGGYVVATLVAMGLGATVSALSISVGMEPTYDPTTLLSGFGFGLPAALVIFFSVLTTNVMCVYSATLSFMSVRPKVPFWKPALIIGVVSVMGALIPGILDQFQTFLLIIGSVFIPAFSLMIVDYYMLGRERYTSSQLIQDEHKLPAFNWLALGSYGVGALLAYYWNWVAPLDFGASLPVFVITGALYFVVSKIAVAKRVPA; encoded by the coding sequence ATGAAGAATAATCATGTGCTCGGCCAGGACACCCTGTCAGCCGACGACGTTGAACACAGCCTTGGGCTGCCGGGAACCTTTGCGCTGTGGCTCGGCGCCAACGTGGTGGTGACCACCATCCTGACCGGCATGTTTTTAGTCCCTGACCTGACCTTCCAGCATGCCATGCTGCTGATCTTGATTGGTTCGGCGATCGGCATCATTCCGTTGGTATTGATCGGGGTGATGGGTCAGCAAACCGGCATGACCACGATGGTACTGGCGCGGGGCACCTTCGGCAGAAAAGGCGCTAATTTCCCCGCCTGGGTGAATTTATTAGCCCTGATTGCCTGGAGCTGGATTCAGGCGCTGCTAGCAGGCATGAGTCTGGACTACGCCGTGGAAAGCCTGACCGGTTACTCCAATGTGGCGCTCTTCACGGTTATCTGTGAATCACTGGTGGTGCTGATTGCCCTGCGTGGTCACCTGGGGATCGAGAAAGTCGAGAAGATAGCAGCACTGCTGATGCTGGTGCTCTCGGCGGTGGTGCTGTTCGCGCTCAATCGGCATTACGATCTGCCGAGCATCACCCAGCTGGAGCCCGAAGGCGTGTTGGGCGGTGGCGTGATATTCGATATCGTGGTCGCCACGGCTTTTTCCTGGATTCCATTGGCCGCGGACTACAATCGCCATTGCCGATCGCTAAAAGCTGCCGTTGTGGGCACCTGGGGCGGTTACGTGGTGGCAACGCTGGTAGCGATGGGTCTGGGCGCTACGGTGTCAGCGCTTTCGATCAGCGTGGGCATGGAGCCCACCTACGACCCGACGACCCTGCTCAGCGGCTTCGGTTTCGGCCTGCCCGCCGCCCTGGTGATTTTCTTCTCGGTGCTGACCACCAACGTGATGTGTGTCTATAGCGCGACGCTTTCATTCATGAGCGTGCGCCCTAAAGTACCGTTTTGGAAACCCGCATTAATCATTGGTGTGGTTTCGGTCATGGGTGCGCTCATCCCCGGTATTCTTGATCAGTTCCAGACCTTTTTATTAATTATTGGCAGCGTCTTTATTCCAGCATTTTCGCTGATGATCGTTGATTACTACATGTTGGGCCGGGAGCGCTACACGTCGTCACAGCTCATTCAAGATGAGCATAAGCTGCCAGCGTTTAACTGGCTGGCGTTAGGCAGTTATGGCGTGGGTGCATTGCTGGCTTACTACTGGAACTGGGTCGCGCCGTTGGATTTTGGCGCTTCGCTGCCGGTGTTCGTGATCACCGGCGCGCTCTATTTCGTGGTCAGCAAGATCGCGGTTGCCAAGCGGGTGCCCGCATGA
- a CDS encoding 5-guanidino-2-oxopentanoate decarboxylase — translation MNVEATRKQPDITCAELLIRLLRDTYGVNALFGIPGVHTVELYRGLEGSDVRHVTPRHEQGAGFMADGYARASGQPGVCLIITGPGMTNIATAMGQALADSIPMLVISSVNRRDTLGLGQGRLHELPSQQQMISGVARFSHTLLDANTLPDVLARAFAIFNGARPGPVHIEIPIDLFNAPVDVPASWQAPTLYRAAPDPEGLAEAARLLQAAKQPLVLLGGGCVSAPEAARALVEKLDAPTVTTINAKGLLGRDHPLDLGANAALPAVRELSANADVILAVGTELGETDYDVVFDGGFRLNGTLIRIDIDPEQLVRNQRTTLGLVGDAGRSLELLSGHFPELLKRQGIERTAAALGALNLVNDSAFADFVPLYKTLADSLPEAILVGDSTAPVYAGNHLVSQPAPRRYFNASTGYGTLGYGLPAALGAQLARPDLPVVALVGDGGVMFTLSEMATAVEERLPVVIVLWHNAGYEEIRRYMDANGVARLGVDIQAPNFLTLAEGFGCPGLLVESPVELAKALANREANGPLLIEIDAAAWQKNLMLPGDNNEE, via the coding sequence ATGAACGTTGAAGCAACACGCAAACAACCAGATATAACCTGTGCCGAGCTACTCATTCGGCTACTGCGGGATACTTACGGGGTAAACGCCCTGTTCGGCATCCCCGGTGTCCATACGGTAGAGCTTTATCGCGGGCTGGAAGGCAGCGATGTGAGGCACGTTACGCCACGCCATGAGCAGGGCGCGGGGTTTATGGCCGATGGCTATGCCCGGGCCAGCGGGCAGCCGGGAGTGTGCCTGATTATTACCGGACCGGGCATGACCAACATTGCCACCGCCATGGGCCAAGCCCTGGCGGACTCCATTCCCATGCTGGTGATCTCCAGTGTGAACCGCCGCGATACCTTGGGCTTAGGTCAAGGGCGGCTGCACGAGCTGCCCAGCCAACAGCAGATGATCAGCGGTGTGGCGCGGTTTAGCCACACGCTGCTGGACGCCAATACGCTACCCGACGTGCTGGCGCGTGCCTTTGCCATCTTCAATGGGGCGCGCCCAGGCCCGGTGCATATCGAAATCCCCATCGATCTGTTTAATGCCCCGGTGGATGTGCCGGCCAGTTGGCAAGCGCCCACGCTTTACCGCGCGGCGCCTGATCCAGAAGGCTTGGCCGAGGCTGCACGCTTACTACAAGCGGCGAAGCAGCCCCTGGTGCTATTGGGCGGAGGCTGCGTTTCAGCGCCAGAAGCAGCGCGAGCCTTGGTCGAAAAGCTCGATGCTCCCACGGTAACGACCATTAACGCCAAAGGGCTGCTAGGCCGTGACCACCCGCTGGATTTAGGTGCCAATGCCGCGCTGCCCGCAGTGCGCGAGCTGTCGGCCAATGCCGATGTGATTCTGGCCGTCGGCACCGAGCTAGGTGAGACCGATTATGACGTCGTTTTTGACGGCGGCTTTCGCCTCAACGGCACGCTGATTCGTATCGACATCGATCCAGAGCAACTGGTGCGCAACCAGCGCACCACGCTTGGACTGGTGGGTGACGCCGGGCGCAGCTTGGAGCTTCTGTCTGGCCACTTCCCCGAGCTGCTGAAGCGTCAAGGCATTGAGCGAACCGCCGCAGCGTTGGGTGCGCTTAATTTGGTCAACGACTCTGCCTTTGCCGACTTTGTACCGCTTTATAAAACGTTGGCTGACTCTCTGCCCGAGGCCATTCTGGTGGGCGACTCCACCGCACCGGTATATGCCGGTAACCACTTGGTCAGTCAGCCCGCGCCCAGGCGCTATTTCAATGCCTCAACCGGTTACGGCACGCTGGGCTATGGGCTTCCGGCGGCATTGGGAGCTCAGTTGGCTCGGCCTGATTTGCCTGTGGTGGCACTGGTGGGCGATGGCGGGGTGATGTTTACGCTCTCGGAAATGGCAACGGCCGTAGAAGAGCGCCTGCCCGTAGTGATCGTGCTCTGGCACAACGCCGGTTACGAAGAGATTCGTCGCTATATGGATGCCAACGGCGTGGCGCGCCTGGGCGTGGATATTCAAGCACCCAACTTCCTCACCTTGGCCGAAGGCTTTGGCTGTCCCGGCTTACTGGTAGAAAGCCCCGTCGAGCTTGCCAAGGCGCTCGCCAACCGTGAAGCGAACGGCCCTCTACTGATCGAAATTGACGCCGCTGCCTGGCAGAAAAACCTGATGTTACCAGGAGATAACAATGAAGAATAA
- a CDS encoding YjiH family protein: MSYSNVKSEQPTSSAPIPRAHLLKFIIPSLIGVLLFLVPFQVGDTINIGMGLMADSLQALLGSALPAIAVVVLCLSVVATIYAKLATPAWAKKGMLHEMFHVGPVWLAMRGLGALFAVMTYFQFGPEFVTASFTGGVMLNDLAPVLLTFFFFAALLLPFLVEFGFMEFIGSMVRKPFRVIFNLPGRSAIDATASWMGSGTVGVLITTQQYEQGYYNGREASVIATNFSVVSIAFALLVTSFVDINHLFVQFYFTVVVSGLIAAVIVPRLPPLSRKSNDYYEPVGCQLNEERTEKVGLFRYSLIQATNRAAGAPGPRELVRLALLNVMDIFLGLLPLVFAIGTVALILAEFTPLFTWLSYPMVPVLELLRIPEAEAAAPATLVGFADMFLPAVLATNIESELTRFVIACLSLTQLIYMSEIGALLLKSKIPIKFWELVAIFLLRTAITLPIIAFMAHTFFF, from the coding sequence ATGTCGTATAGCAACGTTAAATCGGAACAGCCGACCTCGTCGGCACCGATACCCCGCGCGCACTTACTGAAATTTATCATTCCCTCGCTAATTGGGGTGCTGCTGTTTCTCGTCCCTTTTCAAGTGGGCGATACCATTAACATCGGCATGGGGCTCATGGCCGATAGCTTGCAAGCCTTGCTAGGTTCGGCGCTGCCAGCCATTGCCGTCGTTGTGCTCTGCCTGTCGGTGGTAGCGACGATTTACGCCAAGTTAGCTACCCCCGCCTGGGCCAAAAAAGGCATGCTGCACGAAATGTTTCATGTCGGGCCGGTGTGGCTTGCGATGCGTGGTTTAGGCGCGCTGTTTGCCGTGATGACCTATTTCCAGTTCGGGCCTGAGTTCGTGACCGCTTCTTTTACCGGTGGCGTGATGCTCAATGATCTGGCGCCAGTACTATTAACGTTCTTCTTCTTTGCCGCACTGCTGCTGCCGTTTTTGGTCGAGTTCGGATTTATGGAGTTCATCGGCAGTATGGTACGTAAGCCGTTTCGGGTGATTTTTAACTTGCCGGGACGCAGCGCTATCGATGCCACCGCCTCATGGATGGGCTCGGGCACCGTCGGCGTACTTATCACCACGCAGCAGTATGAGCAGGGTTATTATAATGGTCGTGAAGCTTCGGTCATTGCCACCAACTTCTCCGTGGTGTCGATTGCGTTTGCGCTGCTCGTTACCAGCTTTGTCGATATCAACCACCTATTTGTGCAGTTCTACTTCACGGTGGTGGTCTCCGGGTTGATCGCGGCGGTGATAGTGCCGCGCCTGCCGCCCCTGTCGCGCAAATCCAATGACTATTACGAACCGGTGGGCTGCCAACTGAATGAAGAACGGACGGAGAAAGTGGGTCTGTTCCGTTACAGCTTGATTCAGGCCACCAATCGCGCCGCTGGAGCTCCTGGGCCCCGTGAGCTGGTGCGTTTGGCGCTGCTCAACGTGATGGATATTTTCCTTGGCCTGCTTCCCTTGGTGTTTGCTATTGGCACGGTGGCGCTAATTCTGGCGGAATTTACCCCGCTGTTTACGTGGCTCTCTTACCCGATGGTGCCGGTGCTGGAACTGCTGCGGATTCCTGAAGCAGAAGCGGCAGCGCCTGCCACGCTGGTGGGCTTTGCTGATATGTTCCTGCCTGCGGTGCTGGCGACCAATATTGAAAGCGAACTCACCCGCTTTGTGATTGCCTGCCTGTCGCTCACTCAACTGATCTACATGTCGGAAATCGGCGCGCTGCTGCTCAAGTCGAAAATTCCCATCAAGTTCTGGGAGCTGGTCGCCATCTTCTTACTGCGTACCGCGATTACGCTGCCGATCATCGCCTTTATGGCCCATACGTTTTTCTTCTAA
- the speB gene encoding agmatinase, whose amino-acid sequence MSEFNQPLGGNTMPRFAGPATMMRLPTQDTAEGLDAAFIGIPMDIGTSNRPGTRLGPRQIRDESRMLRPYNMATRAAPFESLQVADIGDVPINTFHLPKSVDIITAFYDEVLKHNCIPLTLGGEHTLTLPILRAMAKKHGPVGLIHIDAHADVNEHMFGEPIAHGTPFRRAQEEGLLAHGKVVQIGLRGTGYAAEDFDWCRDQGFRVVPAEECWYRSLAPLMQEVREQMGDIPVYISFDIDGLDPSVAPGTGTVEMGGLTSSQGLELVRGAAGLNIVGGDLVEVSPPYDPSGNTALMGATLLYEMLCVLPGVKHSE is encoded by the coding sequence ATGTCGGAGTTCAACCAGCCGTTGGGCGGCAACACCATGCCACGCTTTGCAGGCCCCGCCACCATGATGCGCTTGCCTACCCAAGACACCGCCGAAGGTTTAGATGCGGCGTTTATTGGCATACCCATGGATATTGGCACCTCGAACCGCCCCGGCACGCGGCTTGGGCCGCGCCAGATTCGTGACGAGTCGCGCATGCTGCGCCCTTACAACATGGCGACACGCGCCGCGCCCTTTGAAAGCCTGCAGGTGGCAGATATCGGCGACGTACCCATCAATACGTTCCACCTGCCGAAAAGCGTCGACATCATTACCGCCTTCTACGATGAGGTGCTGAAACATAACTGCATTCCGTTGACCCTAGGCGGAGAGCACACCCTGACGCTGCCGATTCTTCGCGCCATGGCCAAAAAGCACGGCCCAGTGGGATTGATTCATATCGATGCCCACGCCGATGTGAACGAGCACATGTTCGGTGAGCCAATTGCCCACGGCACGCCGTTTCGTCGTGCCCAGGAGGAGGGCTTATTAGCCCACGGCAAGGTAGTACAAATCGGTCTGCGCGGTACCGGCTACGCCGCTGAAGATTTTGACTGGTGCCGTGATCAAGGTTTCCGCGTCGTGCCTGCAGAAGAGTGCTGGTACCGCTCGCTAGCGCCATTAATGCAGGAAGTACGCGAGCAGATGGGCGATATCCCGGTGTACATCAGTTTCGACATCGACGGCTTGGATCCCTCTGTTGCTCCCGGTACCGGCACGGTAGAGATGGGAGGATTGACCTCTAGCCAAGGGTTGGAGCTGGTTCGCGGTGCCGCTGGGCTCAATATTGTCGGCGGCGACCTGGTGGAAGTATCCCCGCCTTACGACCCCAGTGGTAACACTGCATTAATGGGCGCCACGCTGCTGTATGAAATGCTCTGCGTACTGCCGGGCGTTAAACATAGCGAGTGA
- a CDS encoding sigma-54 interaction domain-containing protein, which yields MNYLEESTAVSEIDRRVLQTIVETANDHFFIVSGDGQIVDISPGAEAVYGVSREELLSSSVQQLQAAGVLKPSITMEVMRTRRPAQLMQVTGTGRRVIAEAYPVFVDGKLERIISRSRDLTDLQLLQDEYALLQKRFSEHLKRSQAAPDAEEQALDDALDNLQVRSSVMREIALLLKRVAPSDANVLMLGESGVGKTAFAKQLHRWSQRCGGPFIDVNCAAIPENLFESEMFGYQPGAFSGAARQGKAGLLEQAEGGTLFLDEIGELPLLMQTKLLKVIQDGSLTRLGDTRSRKVNFRLVVATNQDLGKQVEAGLFRLDLYYRLNVIPVTLPPLRDRREDIPDLVEACLNRLNQRYGRQKILDTRVWSTLMGSEWPGNVRELENWLERAWLSSPTDQIEVPAALPHAEQHPTNLPSVPPASSTVALEPQETLKQYLARLERETLEMLCHKLPSTYAIAERLGISQSSVVRRLQRYGIKVAK from the coding sequence ATGAATTATTTAGAGGAGTCGACTGCAGTGAGTGAAATAGACAGACGTGTGCTGCAAACGATTGTTGAGACCGCTAACGATCACTTCTTTATCGTCAGTGGCGATGGGCAAATAGTCGACATCAGCCCAGGGGCTGAGGCGGTTTACGGTGTATCGCGAGAAGAACTGCTTTCCAGCAGTGTGCAGCAACTGCAAGCGGCCGGAGTGCTCAAACCTTCCATCACCATGGAAGTGATGCGCACCCGCCGACCTGCGCAGCTTATGCAGGTCACCGGAACTGGCCGCCGGGTGATTGCCGAAGCCTACCCGGTGTTCGTCGACGGTAAACTGGAACGCATTATCAGCCGCTCGCGGGATTTAACCGATTTGCAGCTATTGCAGGACGAATATGCGCTGCTGCAAAAACGCTTTAGCGAACACCTAAAGCGCAGTCAGGCAGCGCCAGACGCGGAAGAGCAGGCGTTGGATGACGCCCTGGACAATTTGCAGGTGCGCAGCAGCGTAATGCGCGAAATTGCGCTACTGCTTAAGCGGGTCGCCCCTTCGGATGCCAATGTGCTGATGCTGGGTGAATCAGGTGTGGGTAAAACTGCCTTCGCCAAACAGCTACACCGCTGGAGTCAGCGCTGTGGCGGCCCCTTTATTGACGTTAACTGCGCGGCGATTCCAGAGAATCTGTTTGAGTCCGAAATGTTTGGCTACCAGCCCGGCGCTTTCAGCGGTGCCGCCCGGCAGGGCAAAGCCGGGCTGTTAGAGCAGGCCGAGGGCGGCACGCTATTTTTGGATGAAATCGGCGAGCTGCCGCTGCTAATGCAAACCAAACTGCTCAAGGTAATCCAGGACGGAAGTTTGACCCGACTGGGTGACACTCGCTCTCGCAAGGTCAATTTTCGCTTGGTTGTGGCGACCAATCAGGATTTGGGCAAGCAAGTAGAGGCCGGGCTTTTCCGTCTGGATCTTTACTACCGCCTCAACGTAATACCCGTGACCTTGCCGCCGCTGCGTGACCGCCGGGAGGATATCCCCGACCTGGTTGAAGCGTGTTTAAACCGGCTGAACCAGCGCTATGGGCGGCAGAAAATCCTCGACACCCGCGTTTGGTCGACCCTGATGGGCAGCGAATGGCCGGGGAATGTCCGAGAGCTGGAAAATTGGCTAGAAAGAGCTTGGCTTTCCAGTCCCACCGATCAAATAGAGGTGCCCGCCGCACTCCCTCACGCCGAGCAGCACCCAACCAACTTGCCAAGTGTTCCGCCAGCATCGTCGACAGTAGCACTCGAGCCCCAGGAAACTCTCAAGCAGTACCTAGCGCGGCTGGAGCGAGAAACGCTTGAAATGCTATGCCATAAGCTCCCAAGCACCTACGCCATTGCCGAGCGTCTGGGCATCAGCCAATCCAGCGTGGTGCGCAGGCTGCAGCGTTATGGCATTAAAGTCGCCAAGTGA
- a CDS encoding ABC transporter ATP-binding protein: MSNQSRIRLEGVTKRWGASAAVDGISFDVTPGQFVILLGPSGCGKSTTLRMIAGLEEASDGQIHIGERDVTRLPPGDRGLSMVFQSYALFPHLSVADNIVFGLRSRKVPKDEQRQRLAKVAELVDLTDYLNRKPAQLSGGQRQRVALARSVISEHPICLMDEPLSNLDARLRSDMRREIKALQSRLNMTVIYVTHDQVEAMSMGDRVILMQHGKIVQDGTPDELYNRPASAFAASFIGSPAMNLLPLVAGENGAVIEGEASTPVAPLEAAGGHLGIRPEDVELRIAPGSGVPANVLSEEYLGADTIAYVAVGSHTLRVRLSGKQALTGQPCSLYWTSQNTHLFDAEGLRRDDLTPTPLPSSSRSIPRPPAVGSFQH, from the coding sequence ATGTCCAACCAATCACGAATACGTTTAGAGGGCGTCACTAAACGCTGGGGCGCCTCTGCGGCTGTGGATGGTATTTCGTTTGATGTTACCCCAGGGCAGTTTGTCATTCTGCTCGGCCCTTCAGGCTGCGGTAAATCCACCACGCTACGCATGATTGCAGGCTTGGAAGAAGCCAGCGACGGCCAAATTCATATTGGCGAACGCGACGTCACGCGCCTGCCGCCCGGCGACCGTGGACTAAGCATGGTGTTTCAATCCTACGCATTGTTTCCGCACTTAAGCGTTGCCGACAATATCGTGTTTGGCCTGCGCAGCCGCAAGGTACCCAAAGATGAACAGCGCCAGCGGCTAGCCAAGGTCGCTGAACTGGTCGATTTAACCGATTACCTAAACCGCAAACCTGCCCAACTTTCCGGTGGCCAACGCCAGCGGGTGGCTTTGGCGCGCTCGGTGATCTCCGAACACCCGATCTGCTTGATGGACGAGCCACTCTCGAACCTGGACGCCCGGCTGCGTAGCGATATGCGCCGGGAAATAAAAGCATTACAGAGCCGCCTGAACATGACGGTGATTTACGTCACCCACGACCAGGTGGAAGCCATGAGCATGGGTGATCGTGTAATTCTGATGCAGCACGGCAAAATCGTGCAGGACGGCACCCCGGACGAGCTCTATAACCGCCCCGCTAGCGCCTTTGCCGCCAGCTTTATTGGCAGCCCCGCCATGAATCTGCTGCCATTAGTGGCCGGTGAGAATGGCGCCGTTATCGAAGGTGAAGCAAGTACCCCCGTAGCCCCCTTGGAGGCCGCTGGTGGGCACTTGGGCATCCGCCCGGAAGATGTCGAGCTGCGAATCGCACCCGGTTCCGGCGTACCCGCTAACGTATTAAGTGAAGAGTATCTGGGAGCGGACACCATTGCTTATGTCGCGGTGGGGTCGCACACCCTACGCGTGCGGCTTAGCGGCAAGCAGGCACTGACAGGCCAGCCATGCAGCCTCTATTGGACGTCACAGAACACACACCTTTTCGATGCCGAAGGCCTGCGGCGGGATGACCTGACGCCGACCCCCTTACCCAGCTCATCTCGAAGCATTCCTCGTCCACCGGCGGTGGGCTCTTTCCAACACTGA
- a CDS encoding ABC transporter substrate-binding protein → MRLRTPFAMTALAAGLLSAAQVNADSVDLTMYYPVAVGGALTDVVDNLVEEFESEHPDINVEAIYAGNYDDTRVRAMSAMEAGDTPQLSVMFSIDLYELIEQNAIVAFDDLVETDEEREWLDGFYPGLMENGQLDGKTYGIPFQRSTIVLFWNKDAFEAAGLDPETPPENWEEMAEMAATVREASNGEQWGVMVPSTGYPYWMFQAFAFQNGHRLMSEDGTEVYFDDPAAVEALEYWVSLATEHNAMPDGTIEWGTLRQNFLEESTAMMWHTTGNLTAVRSEANFDFGVAMLPMKTQRGSPTGGGNFYIFEDATEEEQRAAMTFIRWMTAPERAAAWSIETGYMGVSPAAYETDALQGYVEEFPPAAVARDQLEHGTAELSTYQGGRIRRALDNAVQAALTGQMTPQEALSQAQQEADSVLRRYAR, encoded by the coding sequence ATGCGTTTGCGTACCCCTTTTGCAATGACCGCCCTGGCAGCGGGCTTGTTAAGCGCCGCCCAGGTAAACGCGGATAGCGTCGATCTGACCATGTACTACCCGGTCGCGGTGGGCGGTGCACTCACCGACGTCGTTGATAACCTGGTGGAAGAGTTTGAAAGCGAACACCCCGATATCAATGTGGAAGCGATCTACGCCGGTAACTACGACGACACCCGCGTGCGAGCCATGTCGGCAATGGAAGCGGGTGATACGCCCCAGCTGTCGGTCATGTTCTCCATTGACCTGTACGAGTTGATTGAGCAGAACGCCATCGTCGCCTTTGACGACCTGGTTGAAACCGATGAAGAGCGCGAATGGCTTGATGGCTTCTACCCTGGGCTGATGGAAAATGGCCAACTGGATGGTAAAACCTACGGCATTCCCTTCCAGCGCTCCACCATTGTACTGTTCTGGAACAAAGACGCCTTTGAAGCCGCCGGCCTAGACCCCGAAACACCCCCAGAAAACTGGGAAGAGATGGCCGAGATGGCCGCGACCGTGCGCGAAGCCTCCAATGGCGAGCAGTGGGGCGTGATGGTGCCGTCGACTGGCTACCCCTATTGGATGTTCCAGGCCTTTGCCTTTCAGAACGGCCACCGGCTAATGAGCGAAGATGGCACCGAGGTCTACTTTGACGACCCCGCAGCGGTTGAAGCGCTGGAGTACTGGGTGTCACTGGCCACCGAGCATAACGCCATGCCCGACGGCACCATCGAGTGGGGCACCCTGCGCCAGAACTTCCTGGAAGAGTCCACGGCAATGATGTGGCACACCACGGGCAACCTGACCGCCGTACGCAGCGAAGCCAATTTTGATTTTGGCGTCGCCATGCTGCCTATGAAAACCCAGCGCGGTAGCCCCACCGGCGGCGGCAACTTCTACATTTTTGAAGATGCGACGGAAGAAGAACAGCGCGCGGCGATGACCTTTATTCGCTGGATGACCGCTCCCGAGCGAGCCGCTGCCTGGTCGATTGAGACTGGCTACATGGGCGTTAGCCCCGCCGCTTACGAAACCGACGCGCTACAAGGCTATGTGGAAGAGTTCCCACCCGCCGCGGTCGCCCGCGACCAGCTTGAACACGGCACGGCGGAGCTTTCCACCTATCAAGGTGGCCGCATTCGCCGCGCCTTGGATAACGCCGTACAAGCGGCGCTGACCGGCCAAATGACGCCGCAAGAAGCGCTTAGCCAGGCGCAGCAAGAGGCCGACAGCGTGCTTCGCCGCTACGCACGCTAA
- a CDS encoding carbohydrate ABC transporter permease: MSFTNHRKMQLYGSLLLLPAALLLTTFAYLPTVTTVINSLFLPGFRGAPTEFVGLENYQVLFDDPTFWQVARNNLLYALGTIPTSIALALGMALFVNGKLRGRGFVRMAYFTPTILPMIAAANIWMFFYAPQIGLFNSLLGMLGFSGVNWLGDPSVALSSVIVMSVWKEAGFFMIFYLAALQSMPPELKEAADLEGTSRWSFFWRVTFPLLMPTTLFVLINALINSVRVVDHLFILTKGGPNNATNLLLYYVYENAFSFFDRTTAATITVVILLVLAVVATLKFTILDRRTHYQ; the protein is encoded by the coding sequence ATGTCATTCACCAATCACCGCAAAATGCAGCTCTACGGCTCGCTTCTGCTGCTGCCAGCTGCGCTACTACTGACGACGTTTGCTTATTTACCGACCGTGACAACGGTCATTAATAGCCTGTTTTTGCCCGGCTTTCGCGGTGCACCCACTGAATTCGTAGGCCTTGAAAATTATCAGGTGTTGTTCGATGACCCGACATTTTGGCAGGTAGCCCGCAATAACCTGCTCTACGCACTGGGCACCATTCCCACCTCTATCGCGCTGGCATTGGGTATGGCGCTGTTCGTCAATGGCAAGCTTCGCGGGCGCGGCTTTGTGCGCATGGCTTACTTTACGCCGACGATTCTACCCATGATCGCCGCGGCCAATATCTGGATGTTTTTCTACGCCCCGCAGATTGGCCTGTTCAATAGCTTGCTCGGCATGCTGGGGTTTTCAGGGGTGAACTGGCTGGGCGATCCAAGCGTTGCGTTAAGCTCGGTGATCGTAATGTCGGTGTGGAAAGAAGCCGGCTTTTTCATGATCTTCTATCTGGCCGCGCTACAGAGTATGCCACCCGAGTTGAAAGAGGCGGCTGACTTAGAAGGCACTAGCCGCTGGAGCTTCTTTTGGCGCGTCACTTTTCCTCTCCTCATGCCCACCACGCTGTTTGTGCTGATCAATGCGCTGATTAACTCGGTGCGGGTCGTGGATCACCTGTTTATCTTGACCAAGGGCGGGCCCAACAACGCCACCAACCTGCTGCTTTACTACGTCTACGAGAATGCGTTTTCGTTCTTTGACCGCACCACGGCGGCGACCATTACGGTGGTTATCCTGCTGGTGCTTGCGGTAGTGGCCACGCTGAAGTTCACGATTTTAGATCGCAGGACGCACTATCAATGA